Proteins encoded together in one Lysobacterales bacterium window:
- a CDS encoding DUF3488 domain-containing transglutaminase family protein, with product MNPAIDRSRYALVLALDTLLLAGQLHWMPAVYALWLGLLLLLATWLARQRVRAAPALIRIPLLFATLGLLVYSTGSPIGREGGSALLGGLIFLKLFETATLRDARVTAAAALFFCMIGFLFGQGMLLTLYFCLVALACFVVLHVASNDRDDASVQWFDRLRRGLRLSARVATAAIPLTLIVFVLFPRLSSPLWGAPWDATQGKTGISDRMRPGQLSALWNDDSPAFRVTFEGAVPPPASRYWRGPVLWSFDGQEWSRSDLFRGSRVGALSYPPDSVVDYEVLMEPSERNWWFPLDFALQTPEGTRIGGDGQVTSFRPIIGPRKANFRSAWRYQLDVNPALGQRWAALRLPETGNARARALAAGWRSTHNGNADAIIDAALQMFHRDFAYTLEPPPLGVETVDDFLFNTKAGYCEYFASSFAFLMRAAGVPTRIVTGYQGGSYNASGDYWIVRNSDAHAWTEVWLTGRGWVRVDPTAAVAPERINRGSLSAALPEAASWYSEGWGAEWRNRFDLIARYWRQAVIEFDAVRQRNLLQQVGLEDMSWQALGGGLLVFGGIGLLLGVWLSLRGLTPQTRDPLLLAYRRFGARLARAGVARAEAEGPITFGERAAQQLPSAAPAILELTRRFAEQRYGVSANDQDLSHRLRLARELRAFRSRR from the coding sequence ATGAATCCGGCGATCGATCGCAGTCGCTACGCGCTGGTGCTCGCCCTCGACACCTTGCTGCTCGCCGGGCAGCTGCACTGGATGCCCGCTGTCTACGCGCTCTGGCTTGGCCTGCTGCTGCTGCTTGCCACCTGGCTGGCGCGCCAGCGCGTGCGCGCGGCCCCGGCGCTGATCCGAATTCCCCTGCTGTTCGCAACCCTCGGGCTGCTGGTCTATTCCACCGGTTCTCCGATCGGCCGCGAGGGCGGCAGCGCCCTGCTCGGTGGCCTGATCTTCCTGAAACTGTTCGAGACCGCCACCCTGCGCGATGCGCGCGTCACCGCCGCGGCCGCGCTGTTTTTCTGCATGATCGGGTTCTTGTTCGGTCAAGGCATGTTGCTGACGCTGTACTTCTGCCTGGTCGCACTTGCCTGTTTCGTGGTGCTGCATGTGGCCAGCAACGACCGTGACGACGCTTCCGTGCAGTGGTTCGACCGGCTGCGGCGCGGACTGCGGCTGAGCGCGCGCGTCGCCACCGCGGCGATCCCGCTGACACTGATCGTGTTCGTGCTGTTTCCCCGCTTGTCGTCGCCGCTGTGGGGTGCGCCCTGGGATGCGACGCAGGGCAAGACCGGCATCTCCGACCGCATGCGTCCCGGACAGTTGAGCGCGCTGTGGAACGACGATTCCCCGGCCTTCCGCGTCACCTTCGAGGGCGCGGTGCCGCCGCCGGCGTCGCGCTACTGGCGTGGCCCGGTGCTGTGGTCGTTCGACGGCCAGGAATGGTCGCGCTCCGATCTGTTTCGCGGTTCGCGGGTTGGCGCATTGAGTTATCCGCCCGACAGCGTCGTCGACTACGAAGTGCTGATGGAACCCAGCGAGCGCAACTGGTGGTTCCCGCTCGATTTCGCCTTGCAGACTCCGGAGGGCACGCGCATCGGCGGCGATGGCCAGGTCACCAGCTTCCGCCCGATCATCGGCCCGCGCAAGGCCAATTTCCGCTCCGCCTGGCGCTACCAGCTTGACGTCAACCCGGCCCTGGGCCAGCGCTGGGCCGCATTGCGCCTGCCCGAGACCGGCAATGCGCGCGCACGCGCGCTTGCTGCCGGCTGGCGCAGCACGCATAACGGAAATGCCGACGCCATCATCGACGCCGCGCTGCAGATGTTTCATCGTGATTTCGCCTACACCCTCGAACCGCCGCCGCTCGGCGTGGAAACCGTCGACGATTTCCTGTTCAACACCAAGGCCGGCTACTGCGAGTACTTCGCCTCCAGCTTCGCCTTCCTGATGCGCGCCGCCGGCGTGCCGACGCGCATCGTCACCGGCTATCAGGGCGGCAGCTACAACGCCTCCGGCGACTACTGGATCGTGCGCAACTCGGACGCACACGCGTGGACCGAGGTGTGGCTGACAGGTCGCGGCTGGGTGCGCGTCGATCCGACTGCGGCGGTGGCGCCCGAACGCATCAACCGCGGCAGCCTCAGCGCAGCGCTGCCAGAGGCTGCTTCCTGGTATAGCGAAGGCTGGGGTGCCGAGTGGCGCAACCGCTTCGACCTGATCGCGCGCTACTGGCGCCAGGCGGTGATCGAATTCGACGCGGTGCGGCAACGCAATCTGCTGCAGCAGGTGGGTCTGGAAGACATGAGTTGGCAGGCGCTCGGAGGTGGCTTGCTGGTGTTCGGTGGCATCGGGTTGTTGCTCGGCGTCTGGCTCAGCCTGCGCGGGCTCACGCCGCAGACACGCGACCCGCTTCTGCTTGCCTATCGTCGCTTCGGCGCACGCCTGGCGCGGGCCGGCGTTGCGCGAGCCGAAGCCGAGGGACCGATCACGTTCGGCGAACGCGCCGCGCAACAGTTGCCGTCCGCGGCGCCGGCCATTCTCGAACTGACGCGCCGCTTCGCCGAACAGCGCTACGGCGTCTCCGCCAACGACCAGGACCTCAGCCACCGCTTGCGGCTGGCGCGAGAGCTGCGTGCATTCCGCAGCCGACGCTGA
- a CDS encoding DUF58 domain-containing protein yields MWARWRDALMRYAERRLPALTRYRQVEALPIRLHPRRVYILPTRFGLAFAVLLLAMLIGALNFNNNPALLLALLVIAMTMIGFHHCVAQLNRVELRSVGADPVHAGQPLRLRLGFHAGAGAERPQLVLDQEQRATCFTLQPDTDGKAEILLPTTRRGRMAVGRFRLWTQYPFGITWAWSVLHPDVQVLVYPKPEDGAPTLPLGDPREQGQRLRFPGDDWHGLREHRTGDPPKHVAWKASARLERLLVKEFADPQSHAVMLDWEAVQLDKEARISRLTRWVIEARDRQIPFRLRLPDAELGPGSGAAFAATCLRELALLP; encoded by the coding sequence ATGTGGGCCCGCTGGCGCGACGCCCTGATGCGCTACGCCGAACGCCGCTTGCCGGCGCTGACGCGCTATCGCCAGGTCGAGGCACTGCCGATCCGGCTGCACCCGCGCCGCGTCTACATCCTGCCGACGCGCTTCGGGCTCGCGTTCGCGGTGCTGCTGCTGGCGATGCTGATCGGTGCGCTGAACTTCAACAACAACCCGGCCCTGCTGCTGGCGCTGCTGGTCATCGCCATGACCATGATCGGATTCCACCATTGCGTTGCGCAATTGAACCGGGTCGAGTTGCGCAGTGTCGGCGCCGACCCGGTGCATGCCGGGCAACCCCTGCGCCTGCGCCTGGGCTTCCACGCTGGCGCCGGCGCCGAACGTCCGCAACTGGTGCTCGACCAGGAGCAACGCGCGACCTGCTTCACGCTGCAGCCGGACACGGACGGCAAGGCCGAGATCCTGTTGCCGACGACGCGACGCGGGCGAATGGCGGTCGGTCGCTTCCGGCTCTGGACCCAGTATCCATTCGGCATCACCTGGGCCTGGTCGGTGCTGCATCCGGACGTGCAGGTGCTGGTGTACCCGAAGCCGGAAGACGGCGCCCCGACACTGCCGCTGGGCGACCCGCGCGAGCAGGGTCAGCGCCTGCGCTTCCCCGGCGACGACTGGCACGGACTGCGTGAGCACCGCACCGGCGATCCGCCCAAGCACGTCGCATGGAAGGCGAGCGCGCGGCTGGAGCGACTGCTGGTCAAGGAGTTCGCCGATCCGCAGAGCCATGCAGTCATGCTCGACTGGGAGGCGGTGCAACTCGACAAGGAGGCGCGCATCTCGCGGCTGACGCGCTGGGTGATCGAAGCGCGCGACCGCCAGATTCCATTTCGCCTGCGCCTGCCGGACGCTGAACTCGGCCCCGGCAGCGGCGCCGCGTTCGCGGCCACGTGCCTGCGCGAACTGGCGCTGCTGCCATGA
- a CDS encoding AAA family ATPase, translating into MSVEPVRVERHDATQVALRAAIEQVNQVVFGKRAQIDLAFACLLAGGHLLIEDVPGVGKTTLAHAMATSLGLSYQRIQFTSDLLPSDILGVSIFDRDSGQFRFHAGPIFAQLVLADEINRATPKTQSALLEAMAEQQVTADGESRPLPQPFLVVATQNPVDLAGTFPLPDSQLDRFLMRISLGYPDAEGERQMLAACDRRELLTQLGPRLDSAQLLEIRHRVAHVTTSAALIDYVQRLLAATRQHAQIRIGLSPRAGLALLAGARAVSFLGGRSFVLPEDVQAVFAAVAAHRLVPASEATLARPALAAEIVKSVRVD; encoded by the coding sequence ATGAGTGTGGAACCGGTTCGCGTCGAACGCCATGATGCCACGCAGGTCGCGCTGCGCGCGGCGATCGAGCAGGTCAACCAGGTGGTGTTCGGCAAGCGCGCGCAGATCGACCTCGCCTTCGCCTGCCTGCTCGCCGGCGGGCATCTGCTGATCGAGGACGTGCCCGGCGTCGGCAAGACCACGCTCGCCCACGCCATGGCCACCAGCCTTGGGCTCAGCTACCAGCGCATCCAGTTCACCAGCGATTTGTTGCCTTCCGACATCCTCGGCGTGTCGATCTTCGACCGCGACAGCGGCCAGTTCCGTTTCCATGCCGGGCCGATCTTCGCGCAACTGGTGCTGGCCGACGAGATCAACCGCGCCACGCCGAAGACGCAGTCGGCGCTGCTCGAGGCGATGGCCGAGCAGCAGGTGACCGCGGATGGCGAATCGCGACCACTGCCCCAGCCGTTTCTGGTGGTGGCGACGCAGAACCCGGTCGACCTGGCCGGCACCTTTCCGCTGCCCGATTCGCAGCTCGATCGTTTCCTGATGCGCATCTCGCTCGGCTATCCGGATGCCGAAGGCGAGCGCCAGATGCTCGCCGCCTGTGATCGTCGCGAGCTGCTGACGCAACTCGGCCCGCGCCTGGACAGCGCGCAGTTGCTGGAGATCCGGCACCGCGTCGCGCACGTCACCACCAGCGCCGCGCTGATCGACTACGTGCAGCGCCTGCTCGCCGCAACCCGCCAGCACGCGCAAATCCGCATCGGGCTGTCGCCACGGGCGGGCTTGGCCCTGCTCGCAGGCGCGCGCGCGGTCAGCTTCCTCGGCGGCCGCAGCTTCGTGCTACCCGAGGACGTGCAAGCGGTCTTCGCCGCAGTCGCCGCGCACCGTCTGGTGCCGGCTTCCGAAGCGACACTGGCGCGCCCCGCGCTCGCGGCCGAGATCGTCAAGTCGGTGCGCGTCGACTGA
- a CDS encoding glycosyltransferase family 39 protein yields the protein MAFVACGWWRWLWLLLAAKLALALAVPPFGDEVFYWQEGRHLAAAYTDLPALTAWLVRAGCAVFGDNRFGLRVGFVLCGFATLLLLLHWARFRQVEPRTVAAYALALPLLALSGQLATPDAPLTLAFIAAAYALDRALDDQRWRHWLLFGAALALAWLTHWRAAMLYPVGLLLLAISPRARTAAGSARFWIAQLIGLVGLLPTLLFNLGHDWIGFRFQAVERHAWQFNAMSLLQPLEQAATVGVLLYPLLLWAMWRAWQRRREPGFDVIAAMAVAIAGVYFFAGLFADAERTRFHWPLPAYLPLLLVMPALVPADAGRGRQRWQRWARASGGLMALVLAAVLVSFDQVDDRWPPGGDRRIGEPFLGWGVAANETRRQLDALPADTVLVADNFLLAAQLDFALRGVRPVYVLDHPRNRKHGRQPQLAIWGRDEQSLSALHAPRMLLVVEENALYAADTLPFYRRLCRDFGHVRLLQDRALFATAKRFVWLELQPNVDRDCRLPPLGLLNAPVAGQRMRAGDGFSLSGWVVREPQGIDGFEVRVDGRRDPALSASYGTGAEYVRSTWPDLHDPHWPNIGFFHHHAGADLAPGRHRIEVLAQADGLWRRIALVDVIVE from the coding sequence ATGGCGTTCGTCGCCTGCGGATGGTGGCGCTGGCTGTGGCTGCTGCTGGCCGCCAAGCTGGCCCTCGCCCTGGCGGTGCCGCCGTTCGGCGACGAAGTCTTCTACTGGCAGGAAGGGCGCCATCTGGCCGCTGCCTACACCGATCTGCCGGCGCTGACAGCGTGGCTGGTGCGCGCCGGTTGTGCGGTGTTCGGCGACAACCGCTTCGGCCTGCGCGTCGGCTTCGTCTTGTGCGGGTTCGCCACCCTCTTGCTGCTGCTGCACTGGGCTCGGTTCCGCCAGGTGGAACCGCGCACGGTGGCAGCGTATGCGCTGGCACTGCCGCTGCTCGCCTTGAGCGGCCAGTTGGCGACGCCGGATGCGCCGTTGACGCTGGCTTTCATCGCGGCTGCGTATGCGCTGGATCGCGCGCTCGACGATCAGCGCTGGCGCCATTGGTTGCTGTTTGGCGCGGCGCTGGCGCTGGCCTGGCTGACGCACTGGCGCGCGGCGATGCTGTATCCGGTCGGGCTGCTGCTGCTTGCGATCAGCCCGCGCGCGCGAACCGCGGCCGGCAGCGCACGCTTCTGGATCGCGCAGCTGATCGGTCTGGTCGGCTTGTTGCCAACGCTGCTGTTCAACCTCGGTCACGACTGGATCGGGTTCCGCTTCCAGGCCGTCGAGCGCCACGCCTGGCAGTTCAACGCGATGTCCTTGCTGCAGCCGTTGGAGCAGGCGGCCACCGTGGGCGTGTTGCTGTACCCGCTGCTGCTGTGGGCGATGTGGCGCGCCTGGCAGCGGCGCCGCGAGCCCGGTTTCGATGTGATCGCGGCCATGGCAGTCGCGATCGCCGGCGTCTACTTCTTCGCCGGGCTGTTCGCCGATGCCGAGCGCACGCGTTTCCACTGGCCGCTGCCGGCGTATTTGCCGCTGCTGCTGGTGATGCCCGCACTCGTGCCAGCAGACGCGGGGCGTGGGCGGCAACGCTGGCAGCGCTGGGCGCGCGCCAGCGGGGGCCTGATGGCGCTCGTGCTCGCCGCAGTTCTGGTGAGTTTCGACCAGGTCGATGATCGCTGGCCCCCGGGCGGAGACCGCCGCATCGGTGAGCCCTTTCTCGGCTGGGGTGTCGCGGCCAACGAGACACGCCGGCAGCTTGACGCGCTGCCGGCGGACACGGTGCTGGTCGCCGACAATTTTCTGCTCGCGGCGCAGCTCGATTTCGCGCTGCGGGGGGTACGCCCGGTGTACGTGCTCGACCATCCGCGCAACCGCAAGCACGGACGCCAGCCGCAGCTTGCGATCTGGGGTCGCGACGAGCAGTCGCTGAGCGCGCTGCATGCGCCGCGAATGCTGCTCGTGGTCGAGGAGAATGCGCTGTACGCCGCCGACACGCTGCCGTTCTACCGGCGCCTGTGCCGCGACTTCGGTCACGTCCGCTTGCTGCAGGATCGCGCCCTGTTCGCAACCGCGAAGCGCTTCGTCTGGCTGGAACTGCAGCCCAATGTCGATCGTGACTGCCGGCTGCCACCTCTCGGCCTGCTCAATGCGCCGGTCGCTGGGCAACGCATGCGCGCAGGCGACGGCTTCTCGCTGTCTGGCTGGGTTGTGCGTGAGCCGCAAGGCATCGACGGCTTCGAGGTGCGCGTAGATGGCCGCCGCGATCCCGCGCTGAGTGCGAGCTACGGCACCGGCGCCGAATACGTGCGCTCCACCTGGCCCGACCTGCACGACCCGCACTGGCCCAACATTGGCTTCTTCCACCACCATGCCGGCGCCGACCTCGCGCCCGGCCGTCATCGCATCGAAGTGCTGGCGCAGGCCGACGGCCTCTGGCGCCGGATTGCGCTGGTGGACGTGATCGTCGAGTAG
- a CDS encoding 2-oxoisovalerate dehydrogenase translates to MATEIVFEVTDATEGGYVACAFGFGITTQAETMAELRAMVRDAVACYFEDPAQAPKLIRLHYVRDEVLAA, encoded by the coding sequence ATGGCTACGGAAATCGTGTTTGAAGTCACCGACGCAACCGAGGGCGGCTATGTCGCCTGTGCCTTTGGTTTTGGCATCACCACGCAGGCCGAGACCATGGCTGAACTGCGCGCCATGGTCCGCGATGCAGTCGCCTGCTACTTCGAAGATCCAGCCCAGGCCCCCAAACTGATCCGCCTGCACTACGTCCGGGACGAAGTGCTGGCGGCATGA
- a CDS encoding type II toxin-antitoxin system HicA family toxin, with protein sequence MKLPRDLTGADLAKALHRLDYVVTRQSGSHLRITTLRGGEHHEVIPNHSPIKIGTLQSLLRNIAAHHGMAVPDLIRQLEL encoded by the coding sequence ATGAAGCTGCCGCGCGACTTGACCGGTGCCGATTTGGCCAAGGCGCTGCATCGGCTCGACTACGTTGTCACGCGCCAGAGTGGTTCCCACTTGCGCATCACTACGCTTCGCGGTGGGGAGCACCATGAGGTAATCCCCAATCACTCTCCGATCAAGATCGGAACGCTGCAGAGTCTGCTGCGAAACATCGCCGCACATCACGGCATGGCCGTGCCGGACCTGATTCGGCAACTGGAGCTTTGA
- the maf gene encoding septum formation inhibitor Maf translates to MSRPIVLCSTSRYRRDLLERLRLPFICAAPEIDEAPRPQEPVAALSERLAIAKARVLTADFPDALLIGSDQAASADGRLLGKPMHREAAIAQLLHASGREVVFHTAVAVLDVATDTCRVERDLTCVRFRTLQRREIERYLDQEATLDCAGSFKCEGLGIALFDAIETRDPTALIGLPLIATARLLRGFGVDPLG, encoded by the coding sequence GTGTCGCGGCCAATCGTGCTCTGCTCCACTTCCCGCTACCGCCGCGACTTGCTGGAGCGCTTGCGGCTGCCGTTCATTTGCGCCGCACCGGAGATCGACGAGGCGCCGCGTCCGCAGGAACCGGTGGCCGCGCTCAGCGAACGACTGGCGATCGCGAAAGCGCGCGTGCTGACTGCCGACTTTCCCGATGCATTGCTGATCGGCTCCGACCAGGCTGCCAGCGCCGACGGACGACTGCTCGGCAAGCCCATGCATCGCGAGGCGGCGATCGCGCAATTGCTGCACGCATCCGGTCGCGAAGTCGTATTTCATACCGCTGTTGCCGTGCTCGATGTTGCAACGGACACCTGTCGGGTCGAGCGCGACCTCACCTGCGTGCGCTTTCGCACCCTTCAGCGTCGCGAGATCGAGCGCTATCTGGACCAGGAAGCCACGCTCGATTGCGCCGGCAGTTTCAAGTGCGAAGGCCTCGGCATCGCCCTGTTCGACGCCATCGAAACCCGCGACCCCACCGCCCTCATCGGCCTCCCGCTGATCGCCACCGCCCGCCTGCTGCGCGGCTTCGGAGTCGATCCGCTGGGGTGA
- a CDS encoding DUF177 domain-containing protein, with translation MSAAFPETVDAWRMVTSHRRFIGSLPIAALPRLCESLADPSGQLRYELEFGRDGLGVAFLALRVEGALSLICQRTLEAFAWPVSLSARLGLIRLEADEAALPPGYEPLLVAGDGGLRLSDVIEDELILALPIVPTKPGADEAGEIVFTTENAEARVREHPFAALVSLKKQ, from the coding sequence ATGTCAGCGGCCTTCCCCGAAACCGTCGATGCGTGGCGGATGGTGACATCCCACCGTCGCTTCATCGGGAGTCTGCCGATCGCCGCGTTGCCGCGTTTGTGCGAGAGCCTCGCCGATCCGTCCGGTCAGTTGCGCTACGAACTCGAGTTCGGGCGTGACGGACTCGGGGTCGCGTTTCTCGCGCTGCGCGTCGAGGGTGCACTCTCGTTGATCTGCCAGCGCACGCTCGAAGCGTTCGCCTGGCCGGTATCGCTGAGCGCGCGCCTGGGCCTGATCCGACTCGAGGCCGATGAAGCGGCCTTGCCGCCGGGATACGAGCCCTTGCTGGTGGCTGGCGACGGCGGACTGCGCCTGTCCGATGTGATCGAAGACGAATTGATCCTGGCCCTGCCGATCGTGCCGACCAAGCCCGGCGCGGACGAAGCCGGGGAAATCGTCTTCACGACCGAAAACGCCGAAGCGCGTGTCCGTGAACATCCGTTCGCGGCGCTCGTATCGCTCAAGAAGCAATAG